The Cydia splendana chromosome 8, ilCydSple1.2, whole genome shotgun sequence genome contains a region encoding:
- the LOC134793075 gene encoding uncharacterized protein LOC134793075, whose protein sequence is MKVDCENNPLAGLQKEESRPLTSVTGCPPYAGVGNNRLVGRQVAGLREHNLGVTNMDIDATWNKDLVDLEVKDCDLMSHSNTNDLDSNTEECSELGTLRLRGGGSPERDCKGRFVGKGRPGPKTSKESKETTVVSARTVSPSKSEVPEALTREESQSRPGSRRSLPDLRVNLSRCDESQTPAPSSSTKRKEAQAHVGDKGVDIESDTGSMLSIRSEPAPDNKHGDGAESDSDMSCYSLSDTERRRRFWRKRGRGGLGSDSDETTEKRSQSASKRGRGRPPTTGQYVGLTKAKEEYNRAKREEMRLRAEEEVAGIQLPFFNSQSDKRSKAGWLRLALCAGCPLCGCALPALKDAAVSIKETFECLLERTTSEETRHLQAQNDSLRVQLTELKAEMAQLRADFRDQFKRPSPAPPLPTEHLQPSGSSRKDTAGFPNTEEMMRSMTAQMGLMLDARLETLELEGRLLPAQPMRPPLAADRRHQAPHSQESEPAPKPNPKVRRGPPNLTEEPQKGKKRNKKKTTLAAVEAAAVRGAAKPAPRALPSAPIATDKAWNIAAKGGKKKKAGRGPQQKGKLAAIGAATSPRSQKQEASKLRPPRSTAVVLSLQPEAEEKGITYKSVIAAAKTQVDLSELDIQSVRFKVAATGARLLEVPGAASGPKADKLAEKLSQLFSPEEVRVSRPTKCVELRVSGLDDSVTSEDIAAAIVQAGDCAIQEVKVGDIKSDPWSLGSVWVRCPIAAAKKVAGKGRLLVGWVSAHVKLLEARAQRCYRCLEPGHGREQELFCSTQENEDKGWRWLPGLLAACPPIHYYCGRDSGGFRNGRQLNMAIQVLQANLNHCARAQDLLFQSMAQWLINIAVIAEPYTVPARAEWVGDLDSTVALVSRSATSSPPFQGVVRGHGFVAATYENIAVVGAYFSPNDSLANFEQFLVEVGAIVRQLHPTPVLFAGDLNAKSREWGSRVTDPFGQCLEEWAVAYGLAVINRGTVNTCVRQQGGSIVDVTFASAPLARRVNDWKCLEDVETLSDHRYIRFNISTPTTVSISPRSLPRGNNPRWALKRLDREVLEEAALVKAWLPAPEGSLDVEVEASWLRDAMTDTCDAAMPRAGPFLPKRQVYWWSAELAQLRESCIAARRQYTRSRRRQRRDANEEAQLYATYRELAVSLKTAIGRAKDRAEKEMLESLNNDPWGRPYKMVRSKLRPWTPPLTQTLQPQLLQRVVNTLFPDTPEFIPPPMAPIDAGADDTDVPEVTEGELGAAVLRINKNKAPGPDGIPGRAWVLAIGPLGPRVRALFSACFEQGRFPRMWKTGKLVLIQKMGRPADSSSAYRPIVLLDEVSKLFERIISLRLLKHLENVGPNLSQNQFGFRHCRSTIDAIARVKTLREEAVSQGGVVLAVSLDISNAFNTLPWGCIKEALKYHAVPRYLRNIIEAYLSERAVKYPVPNDNGWGLKIMSCGVPQGSVLGPLLWNIGYDWVLRGRNLPGIELTCYADDTLISAKASTFREASLRATAGVAQVVTRIRRLGLEVALHKSEAICFHGPRKAPPAGAQLVVSGVPIGVGSTMKYLGLVLDSRWNFKEHFKRLTPRLLGAAGALSRLLPNMGGPNVGCRSLYTMVVRSMALYGAPIWVDALSAENQTCLRRPQRIMAIRAIRGYRTISSDAACALAGTPPWDLEAKALATLYRRISESRARDQEPMLEEVLSGHGCFGKYLCEKSKREPTPACHHCNSAEDTAQHTLADCPSWVAPRNNLVATIGADLSLPTVVKAMTENKPCWKAMTTFCEVVMTQKEAAERAREEDVDAHPLRRKRARRRRVAHDRRLPP, encoded by the exons ATGAAGGTTGATTGTGAAAATAATCCCCTGGCGGGTCTCCAAAAGGAGGAATCCCGTCCGCTCACTTCGGTGACCGGCTGCCCTCCGTATGCAGGGGTGGGCAACAATCGCCTCGTAGGCCGGCAGGTTGCCGGTCTCCGTGAACACAACCTTGGCGTAACGAATATGGACATTGATGCTACGTGGAATAAGGATTTAGTTGATCTGGAGGTGAAGGACTGTGACCTGATGTCGCACTCCAACACCAACGACCTAGACTCGAATACGGAAGAGTGCTCAGAGCTGGGCACTCTAAGACTGAGGGGTGGAGGATCGCCAGAGAGGGACTGTAAGGGTCGGTTCGTTGGCAAGGGCAGACCGGGCCCTAAGACCTCCAAAGAATCCAAGGAGACCACGGTGGTGTCGGCAAGGACAGTGTCTCCCTCAAAGAGCGAGGTACCGGAAGCCTTAACTAGAGAAGAATCACAGAGTCGACCGGGGAGTCGGAGATCGCTTCCGGACTTAAGGGTGAATCTCTCACGCTGCGATGAGTCCCAAACTCCAGCTCCGTCTAGTAGCACAAAGAGGAAAGAGGCGCAAGCTCACGTGGGCGATAAAGGTGTGGACATTGAATCCGATACAGGGAGCATGCTCAGTATCCGCTCGGAGCCAGCTCCCGATAACAAGCATGGTGATGGTGCCGAGTCTGACTCGGACATGAGCTGTTATTCACTAAGTGACACCGAAAGGAGGAGGAGGTTCTGGCGGAAGCGCGGTCGCGGCGGCTTGGGGTCAGACTCAGACGAGACCACTGAAAAGCGGTCTCAGTCAGCTTCAAAGCGAGGTCGCGGTCGGCCCCCAACCACGGGACAGTACGTTGGTCTCACCAAAGCCAAAGAAGAGTACAACCGCGCCAAAAGAGAAGAGATGAGATTGAGGGCAGAAGAAGAAGTGGCTGGCATACAGCTGCCATTTTTTAATTCGCAGTCAGACAAGCGGTCCAAGGCTGGCTGGCTCCGTCTCGCCCTGTGCGCAGGATGTCCTCTCTGCGGCTGCGCTCTCCCA GCACTGAAGGACGCGGCAGTGTCTATTAAAGAAACATTCGAGTGCCTTTTAGAGCGCACTACTTCAGAGGAGACGAGGCATCTGCAGGCCCAAAATGATAGCCTGCGCGTACAACTGACTGAATTAAAAGCTGAGATGGCACAGCTGAGAGCAGATTTCCGGGACCAATTTAAGAGGCCGTCCCCAGCCCCACCTCTGCCCACAGAACATCTGCAGCCATCCGGCAGCTCCCGCAAGGATACTGCAGGGTTCCCCAACACGGAAGAAATGATGCGCTCCATGACGGCGCAGATGGGGCTAATGCTAGACGCGAGGTTAGAAACTTTGGAGCTGGAGGGTAGGCTACTGCCGGCCCAACCAATGCGGCCCCCGTTGGCTGCTGACCGGAGGCACCAGGCTCCTCACAGCCAGGAGTCCGAACCCGCTCCCAAACCCAATCCAAAGGTACGGCGAGGTCCTCCAAATCTCACAGAGGAGCCCCAGAAAGGGAAGAAGAGGAACAAGAAGAAGACGACCCTTGCAGCAGTCGAAGCCGCCGCGGTTCGCGGTGCCGCCAAACCTGCTCCTAGGGCTTTGCCTTCAGCCCCTATAGCCACGGATAAAGCGTGGAACATAGCGGCTAAAGGAGGCAAGAAAAAGAAGGCGGGAAGGGGACCGCAGCAGAAGGGAAAGCTCGCAGCAATTGGAGCAGCTACGTCACCACGGTCACAAAAGCAAGAGGCCAGCAAACTGCGCCCACCCCGCTCTACTGCTGTGGTCTTGTCCTTGCAGCCTGAGGCCGAAGAGAAGGGCATCACTTATAAAAGTGTGATTGCAGCGGCCAAAACACAGGTTGACTTGTCTGAACTGGACATTCAATCCGTTCGGTTCAAAGTTGCAGCTACCGGCGCGCGACTACTGGAGGTACCGGGGGCCGCCAGCGGTCCAAAAGCAGATAAATTGGCTGAGAAACTTAGCCAGCTGTTCAGTCCTGAGGAAGTCAGAGTGTCTCGGCCTACAAAATGTGTCGAATTGCGCGTATCTGGCCTAGATGACTCGGTGACATCAGAGGACATCGCTGCAGCGATTGTGCAAGCCGGTGACTGTGCGATCCAGGAGGTCAAAGTGGGCGACATAAAATCGGATCCCTGGAGCCTAGGTTCGGTATGGGTTCGCTGTCCTATCGCTGCAGCTAAAAAGGTGGCTGGAAAGGGAAGACTACTGGTTGGATGGGTGTCGGCGCATGTCAAGCTGCTGGAAGCGCGTGCCCAAAGATGTTACCGGTGCTTGGAGCCGGGACAC GGTAGGGAGCAAGAGCTGTTCTGCTCCACCCAAGAGAACGAAGACAAAGGCTGGCGATGGCTCCCGGGTCTCCTCGCAGCCTGTCCACCCATCCACTACTACTGTGGACGAGACTCAGGGGGTTTCAGAAATGGACGCCAGTTAAATATGGCCATCCAAGTTCTGCAGGCGAATCTTAATCACTGCGCCAGGGCTCAGGACCTTCTGTTCCAGAGTATGGCGCAGTGGTTAATAAATATAGCAGTGATAGCGGAGCCATACACTGTTCCTGCCAGAGCAGAATGGGTCGGGGACCTAGACAGTACTGTGGCCCTGGTGTCGCGGAGCGCAACTAGCTCCCCACCTTTTCAAGGCGTCGTAAGGGGTCACGGTTTTGTGGCGGCAACATATGAGAACATTGCTGTTGTTGGTGCCTACTTCTCGCCCAACGATAGTCTAGCGAATTTTGAGCAGTTCCTCGTGGAAGTGGGTGCCATAGTCAGGCAGCTGCACCCGACACCTGTTCTATTTGCCGGAGATTTAAATGCAAAGTCCAGGGAGTGGGGTTCTCGGGTAACAGATCCTTTTGGGCAGTGCCTGGAGGAATGGGCTGTTGCGTACGGACTGGCTGTGATAAATCGGGGGACCGTGAACACATGTGTGCGGCAACAGGGGGGCTCAATTGTCGACGTTACGTTTGCGAGCGCTCCTCTGGCACGGCGTGTTAACGACTGGAAATGTTTGGAGGATGTAGAGACCCTTTCGGACCATCGCTACATTAGGTTCAATATTTCCACACCCACGACCGTGTCGATAAGCCCTAGAAGTCTTCCAAGGGGGAACAACCCTCGATGGGCGCTAAAACGACTGGACCGTGAAGTGCTGGAGGAGGCGGCCCTCGTTAAGGCCTGGCTGCCGGCACCCGAAGGTTCTTTGGACGTCGAAGTTGAAGCCTCATGGCTAAGGGATGCCATGACTGACACCTGTGATGCTGCCATGCCACGAGCGGGGCCCTTTCTTCCAAAACGCCAAGTGTATTGGTGGTCCGCAGAATTGGCACAACTGCGAGAATCGTGTATCGCAGCGCGACGCCAGTACACAAGGAGTCGCAGGCGGCAACGGCGAGATGCTAACGAGGAGGCACAGCTCTATGCAACTTACAGAGAGCTAGCTGTCTCTCTTAAGACGGCTATTGGTCGAGCTAAAGACCGGGCTGAGAAGGAGATGCTGGAGAGTCTCAATAACGATCCTTGGGGGAGACCATATAAGATGGTGAGGAGTAAACTCCGACCATGGACACCCCCGCTGACACAGACTCTTCAGCCCCAACTCTTGCAGCGGGTGGTAAACACTCTCTTCCCGGATACACCGGAGTTCATACCACCCCCAATGGCGCCGATTGATGCAGGTGCAGATGATACCGACGTACCAGAGGTCACTGAGGGCGAACTTGGTGCCGCTGTGCTccggataaataaaaataaagcgcCAGGCCCCGATGGCATACCAGGCCGTGCTTGGGTGCTAGCAATAGGTCCTCTTGGACCCCGGGTGAGAGCACTCTTCAGCGCATGTTTCGAACAGGGTCGGTTTCCACGGATGTGGAAAACAGGGAAACTGGTCCTTATTCAAAAGATGGGACGTCCGGCCGACTCATCATCGGCTTATCGACCGATCGTCTTACTCGACGAGGTGAGTAAACTTTTCGAGCGTATCATCTCGCTTCGCCTCCTCAAGCACCTCGAAAATGTGGGGCCAAATCTTAGCCAAAATCAGTTCGGCTTTCGTCACTGCCGATCCACAATTGACGCGATCGCCAGAGTTAAGACCCTGAGAGAGGAGGCAGTGTCCCAAGGCGGGGTGGTCCTCGCAGTGTCGTTGGACATATCGAACGCATTTAACACTCTGCCTTGGGGGTGCATTAAGGAAGCACTCAAATACCATGCGGTGCCGAGGTATTTGCGCAATATTATCGAGGCGTACTTATCAGAGAGGGCTGTCAAGTACCCGGTGCCAAATGATAACGGATGGGGTCTGAAAATCATGTCATGCGGTGTTCCGCAGGGGTCGGTACTGGGACCACTCCTGTGGAATATTGGGTATGACTGGGTGCTGCGTGGCAGAAATCTTCCGGGGATTGAACTGACGTGCTATGCCGACGACACTCTCATTTCAGCGAAGGCTAGCACGTTCAGGGAGGCGTCGCTAAGGGCTACGGCGGGAGTAGCTCAAGTGGTAACAAGGATTCGTAGGTTGGGTCTAGAGGTTGCTCTACATAAGTCGGAGGCCATCTGCTTTCATGGACCTAGAAAAGCACCTCCAGCTGGCGCTCAGCTTGTAGTGAGTGGAGTTCCCATCGGCGTTGGGTCGACGATGAAATATCTGGGACTCGTCCTCGACAGCCGGTGGAACTTTAAGGAGCACTTTAAGCGCCTGACTCCTAGGCTTCTAGGAGCAGCCGGTGCGCTTAGCCGACTCCTACCAAACATGGGGGGGCCAAATGTAGGCTGCCGCAGTCTATATACGATGGTAGTGAGGTCGATGGCCCTGTACGGTGCACCCATTTGGGTAGATGCCCTTAGCGCCGAAAACCAAACATGTCTACGAAGACCTCAAAGGATCATGGCGATAAGGGCCATCAGAGGATATCGCACCATCTCCAGTGATGCGGCATGCGCCTTGGCCGGGACCCCGCCCTGGGATCTGGAGGCAAAAGCACTGGCGACCCTATATAGGCGGATTTCGGAATCTCGAGCCAGAGATCAGGAGCCTATGCTCGAAGAG GTACTCTCGGGCCATGGGTGCTTTGGCAAGTACCTGTGCGAGAAGTCTAAACGGGAGCCAACGCCAGCGTGTCACCACTGCAACAGTGCAGAAGATACAGCGCAGCACACGCTGGCGGACTGCCCAAGTTGGGTGGCGCCGCGCAATAATTTGGTTGCGACAATTGGGGCTGATCTGTCGTTGCCGACCGTCGTAAAGGCAATGACAGAAAACAAACCATGCTGGAAAGCTATGACCACCTTCTGCGAGGTGGTCATGACCCAAAAAGAAGCGGCGGAGCGCGCGCGAGAAGAGGATGTGGATGCTCACCCGCTGCGGCGCAAAAGAGCAAGGCGGAGGCGGGTCGCCCATGACCGCCGCCTGCCGCCTTAA
- the LOC134793077 gene encoding uncharacterized protein LOC134793077: MGTNMVSQRDVMPEMSNDLDDSGRGYIGGGDVSPTPTLGRLWADVDEEVNLSEMSPDDGDNLKEADREGSGSGAKTLNRKGKGEKRVRARSVSEEEAPERKLGTSHRGRGKGHYTGLGAARAKLQQAQQEEYETDADMDTNHSPKPRRSTGRRSRSPVCMNLTRDVFDTPGDRIKAYAQDIMKDAGKSKNLKGAIWGSINSACKELMDIADALGESDVVRSLKADNQRMRKELEHLRLETKALRTAFSERNLTKEPTVGRNDDMSALLQDMGTLMDTRLGEFKREIFVSLGEMVNARLERVEGRLPPEPILRPPLASDRRVLLDLEVTGHQDFEPSAPRPKKRNKGASQSVSQMASSQTSGGASRVAELTQLLPSPVGQVKTRPVPAPRAKKSQEAVPAARAPRGVARPSVPPPAPPQDSWTTVVKKNKGKGKGSAPPQSQQQQTPTRGTALKKTTAPKLVAPNMAAVVVALKPEAQTDYRTVMEKATTLKLAELGVDHLKVRKSATGARIIEVPGAQSSQAADNLADRLRDLIGDVADVYRPVKKAEIKISGFNESVTPEIIKKEVAARGNCKEEQVMVGAIRMAANGSGSVIIRCPLTTAKVVVTAGRIVLGWSAARVEALEQLPLRCYRCMGTGHTRPLCPSPVDRGNWCYRCSKPGHMSKDCTALAPWCAVCHHAGLKAGHVMGGQACTPPPVRGKEACTAGPGAAAAAASPNVPENRTEQQLMDI; this comes from the coding sequence ATGGGGACCAATATGGTGTCCCAAAGGGACGTGATGCCAGAAATGAGCAATGATTTGGACGATTCTGGGAGGGGGTACATTGGCGGGGGGGATGTCTCCCCAACCCCTACTTTGGGGAGATTGTGGGCGGATGTCGATGAGGAAGTAAACCTCTCGGAGATGTCTCCTGACGATGGAGACAATCTCAAGGAGGCTGATAGGGAGGGTTCAGGAAGTGGTGCGAAGACCTTGAACCGGAAAGGAAAAGGGGAAAAAAGGGTAAGAGCCCGCTCAGTCAGCGAGGAAGAGGCCCCGGAACGCAAACTGGGCACTTCCCACCGTGGCCGTGGCAAAGGTCATTATACTGGGCTTGGCGCCGCTAGAGCCAAACTGCAGCAGGCGCAACAGGAAGAATATGAGACAGATGCTGATATGGATACCAACCATAGTCCCAAACCAAGACGGAGCACGGGCAGGCGGTCGCGTAGCCCAGTATGCATGAATTTAACACGAGATGTGTTCGATACTCCTGGTGATCGCATCAAGGCCTATGCCCAGGATATTATGAAGGATGCCGGTAAGAGCAAGAATCTCAAGGGTGCGATATGGGGCAGTATTAACTCTGCGTGCAAAGAGTTAATGGATATTGCAGACGCACTTGGGGAGTCAGATGTTGTCCGCTCCCTTAAAGCAGACAACCAAAGGATGCGGAAGGAGTTGGAACATCTCCGACTCGAAACGAAGGCACTGCGCACGGCTTTTTCGGAGCGCAATCTGACGAAGGAACCAACGGTGGGGAGGAATGACGATATGTCCGCCCTCCTTCAAGATATGGGCACTCTCATGGACACTCGTCTAGGGGAATTCAAGCGCGAAATCTTCGTGTCTTTGGGAGAGATGGTCAATGCCCGCCTCGAGAGGGTGGAGGGACGCCTACCACCAGAGCCCATCCTCCGGCCGCCGCTGGCTTCCGACAGGAGGGTGCTCCTAGACCTGGAAGTGACGGGACACCAAGATTTTGAGCCTAGCGCCCCAAGGCCGAAAAAGAGAAATAAGGGGGCATCTCAGTCGGTCTCCCAAATGGCGTCTAGTCAAACATCAGGGGGGGCGTCCAGAGTGGCTGAATTGACCCAGCTGCTGCCGTCTCCAGTTGGGCAGGTCAAAACCAGGCCTGTACCTGCACCAAGGGCCAAAAAATCCCAGGAGGCGGTCCCTGCTGCCAGGGCGCCAAGGGGAGTGGCTCGGCCGAGTGTGCCACCGCCTGCACCCCCACAGGATAGTTGGACTACGGTGGTCAAGAAGAACAAGGGCAAGGGCAAGGGTTCTGCCCCGCCCCAGTCCCAACAGCAGCAGACTCCGACCAGGGGCACAGCCCTGAAAAAGACGACGGCCCCGAAACTAGTGGCCCCAAATATGGCGGCGGTCGTGGTGGCTCTTAAGCCTGAGGCTCAAACTGACTACAGGACGGTCATGGAAAAGGCCACCACGCTAAAACTGGCGGAACTTGGAGTTGATCACCTCAAAGTGCGCAAGTCGGCCACAGGGGCGCGAATCATTGAGGTCCCCGGAGCGCAGAGCAGCCAAGCGGCTGACAACCTGGCAGACCGACTCCGTGATCTAATAGGCGATGTGGCAGATGTATACCGGCCAGTAAAAAAAGCAGAAATTAAGATTTCCGGATTTAACGAGTCCGTCACTCCGGAGATCATAAAAAAGGAGGTTGCCGCCAGAGGCAATTGTAAAGAGGAGCAGGTGATGGTTGGCGCAATCAGAATGGCAGCAAATGGGTCCGGCTCAGTCATCATACGCTGCCCACTAACAACGGCTAAAGTGGTCGTCACAGCAGGACGCATTGTGCTCGGATGGTCAGCGGCGCGTGTAGAGGCTCTGGAACAGCTACCTTTACGCTGTTACCGCTGCATGGGGACGGGACATACGAGGCCTCTGTGCCCGTCTCCGGTGGATAGAGGCAACTGGTGCTACAGGTGCAGCAAACCAGGTCACATGAGCAAGGACTGCACTGCGTTGGCCCCCTGGTGCGCTGTATGCCACCACGCGGGACTAAAGGCGGGGCATGTGATGGGCGGGCAAGCTTGCACCCCCCCACCAGTTAGAGGGAAGGAAGCCTGCACTGCTGGCCCTGGTGCTGCTGCCGCGGCCGCTTCCCCGAATGTACCTGAAAATCGGACGGAACAACAACTTATGGATATTTAA